In the Synergistaceae bacterium DZ-S4 genome, GTCTATTCTGATACCAAGTGCTGATATTCAATCAATTAAACCTGGTCGATGAACGATCCTGACGAACAAAAATAATTTGGCCGGGAGGAAGTCTCCCGGTCATTTTTCATTCGCTGCATGAAATCTTTGCTTTTAGCTCCAATATCTTTCTTTCAATTGTATCTATTGCCTCCAGAAATACATTGTCTCCCTTTCCTGTCGGATCATCAAGTCCCCAGTCTTCTTCATAGGCTCCTTCTATTGCCGGACATGTTACGTTGCATCCCATTTTTATCACAACGTCAGGGTCCGGGATATCAAATATCAGTTTCGAGTACTGGTCTTTTTCCATGTCAATGCCATAGATCCTCTTCATTAGACGGACCGCATCCTGATTGATCCTGTCCTTTAGTTCTGTCCCTCCGGAGTAACTTTCAAATGCGTCAGCAGCCAGTTTTT is a window encoding:
- a CDS encoding arsenate reductase ArsC, with the translated sequence MQNNENKVMINCTGKPKVAFVCVHNSCRSQIAEALGKKLAADAFESYSGGTELKDRINQDAVRLMKRIYGIDMEKDQYSKLIFDIPDPDVVIKMGCNVTCPAIEGAYEEDWGLDDPTGKGDNVFLEAIDTIERKILELKAKISCSE